A part of Gossypium hirsutum isolate 1008001.06 chromosome A07, Gossypium_hirsutum_v2.1, whole genome shotgun sequence genomic DNA contains:
- the LOC121202900 gene encoding protein PAT1 homolog 1 isoform X1, whose translation MERSDGKLPSSFSQASSDNALFDASQYEFFGQNAVEEVDLGGLEDAEEDSPVFASTEDDEYHLFDRGEVVGLGSLSDMDDLASTFAKLNRVVAGPRNPGVIGDRSGSFSRESSSAADWSQDGDYLNWMDQHVFDVEDVQEGKGWSSQPHLSTAPPVLEPKPLYRTSTYPQQQPQPHHFSSEPIVGSKSTFTSFPPPGNRCEQSLPPHLKIPALTSGSQSPFSPLTNSSLRLAGLSHGLHYGGNMSQLTSPGLSFSSRSQNHWVNNSGLLHGDHAGLLHHMLQHQIPHQNGLISPQLMSPQQHRLHHSIQPSLAHLTALQSQLYNPHPSSHKMMLGTADHREQRTKSSRNRQSMRFSQQSSDTSSQKNESGLVQFRSKHMTAEEIESILKMQHAATHSNDPYVDDYYHQACLAKRSSGSRAKHLFCPSHLKESHSRSRNSSGEQHLHVHVDALGKVPIPTIRKPRPLLEIDPPLVDGGSEQKTEKPLEQEPMLAARITIEDSLGLLFDVDDIDRLLQSSQPQDGGAQLRRRRQILLESLAQSLQLVDPLSKGGHAVTCSPKDDIVFLRIVSLPKGCKLITRYLKLLIPGSELIRIVCMAIFRHLRFLFGGLSSDPEAAETTTDLAKTVSLSINNMDIRSLSACLVAVVCSSEQPPFRPLGSPAGDGASVILKSVLERATQVLTHPSGNFPMPHYAFWRASFDEFFTLLTKYCVTKYESIIQSMHNQSLPTTEVIGSEAIRREMPCELLRASLPHTNEVQRKLLMDFSQRSVPDNGSNSPAGSNSQINSESVMG comes from the exons atggAGAGATCCGATGGTAAACTTCCCAGCAGCTTCTCTCAAGCTtcctcag ATAATGCTCTTTTTGATGCATCCCAGTACGAATTTTTTGGTCAAAATGCTGTGGAAGAAGTGGACTTGGGGGGTTTAGAAGATGCTGAAGAGGATTCTCCTGTGTTTGCATCCACTGAAGATGATGAGTACCATTTGTTTGATAGAGGAGAG GTTGTGGGTTTAGGATCATTGTCTGACATGGATGATCTGGCTAGTACTTTTGCAAAG TTGAATAGGGTTGTTGCTGGACCAAGAAATCCAGGAGTTATTGGTGATCGATCGGGATCTTTTTCAAGGGAAA GTTCATCTGCTGCTGATTGGTCTCAAGATGGAGACTACCTAAATTGGATGGATCAGCATGTGTTCGATGTAGAAGATGTTCAAGAAGGCAAGGGATGGTCCTCGCAACCACATCTTTCTACAGCTCCTCCTGTCCTGGAACCAAAACCTTTGTATAGAACTTCCACATATCCCCAGCAGCAACCACAGCCACATCACTTTTCTAGTGAGCCGATCGTTGGATCTAAATCAACCTTCACATCTTTCCCACCTCCTGGTAACAGATGTGAGCAGTCTTTACCTCCTCACCTAAAAATCCCAGCTCTTACCAGTGGATCTCAGTCCCCCTTCTCTCCATTGACTAACTCTAGTCTCCGTTTGGCTGGTTTATCTCATGGGTTGCATTACGGTGGTAATATGTCTCAGTTAACATCTCCAGGCCTATCTTTTAGTAGCAGATCGCAAAATCATTGGGTTAACAATTCCGGTTTATTACATGGAGATCATGCTGGTCTTTTGCATCATATGTTGCAACATCAAATACCTCATCAAAATGGCTTGATATCCCCACAGTTAATGTCACCGCAACAACACAGGCTGCACCATTCGATTCAACCATCTTTGGCACATTTGACTGCGTTACAATCTCAGCTGTATAATCCTCATCCTTCTTCGCATAAAATGATGCTTGGAACGGCTGATCATAGGGAACAACGGACAAAATCATCAAGAAACAGGCAGAGCATGCGGTTTTCTCAGCAAAGTTCTGATACCAGTAGCCAGAAAAACGAGAGTGGGTTGGTACAATTCCGATCCAAGCATATGACCGCTGAAGAAATAGAGAGTATTCTTAAGATGCAACATGCTGCGACGCACAGTAACGATCCTTACGTAGATGATTATTACCACCAAGCCTGTCTTGCCAAAAGATCATCGGGATCCAGGGCTAAACATCTTTTTTGCCCGTCTCACTTGAAAGAATCACATTCTCGATCTCGTAACAGTAGTGGAGAGCAGCATTTGCATGTTCATGTTGATGCACTTGGGAAAGTCCCCATCCCTACCATTCGTAAACCTCGTCCTTTGCTTGAAATTGATCCTCCATTAGTTGATGGAGGTTCTGAACAGAAAACCGAGAAGCCTCTAGAACAGGAACCGATGCTTGCAGCTAGGATCACCATTGAAGATTCTCTAGGCCTTCTTTtcgatgttgatgatattgacaGGCTCTTACAATCTAGTCAGCCCCAAGACGGTGGAGCTCAACTTAGACGGAGGCGGCAGATCCTGCTTGAAAGTCTAGCACAATCGCTTCAGCTCGTTGATCCTCTTAGCAAAGGCGGACATGCGGTTACCTGTTCTCCCAAAGATGACATTGTGTTCCTAAGGATCGTGTCTCTTCCAAAGGGTTGTAAACTTATCACCAGGTACCTTAAACTTCTCATCCCTGGAAGTGAGCTTATTCGAATAGTATGCATGGCCATTTTCCGTCACTTGAGATTCTTGTTTGGCGGTCTTTCTTCCGATCCCGAAGCAGCTGAAACAACTACCGACCTTGCAAAGACCGTTTCCCTATCTATCAACAACATGGATATCCGTTCACTTAGTGCTTGCCTTGTTGCTGTTGTTTGTTCTTCAGAACAACCACCGTTCAGGCCCCTCGGAAGCCCTGCTGGTGATGGTGCTTCAGTTATTCTAAAATCCGTTCTCGAAAGAGCCACTCAAGTCTTAACTCATCCATCCGGAAATTTCCCAATGCCTCATTACGCATTCTGGAGAGCATCGTTTGATGAATTCTTCACTCTCCTCACCAAATACTGCGTCACCAAATACGAGTCGATAATACAATCGATGCACAACCAGTCTCTACCAACCACAGAAGTAATTGGTTCAGAAGCTATAAGACGTGAAATGCCTTGCGAGCTCTTACGTGCTAGTCTCCCTCACACCAATGAAGTTCAAAGAAAGCTTTTAATGGACTTCTCACAACGTTCTGTCCCGGATAACGGATCCAACTCGCCTGCCGGAAGTAATAGCCAAATAAACTCCGAATCAGTAATGGGCTAa
- the LOC121202900 gene encoding protein PAT1 homolog 1 isoform X2 has protein sequence MERSDDNALFDASQYEFFGQNAVEEVDLGGLEDAEEDSPVFASTEDDEYHLFDRGEVVGLGSLSDMDDLASTFAKLNRVVAGPRNPGVIGDRSGSFSRESSSAADWSQDGDYLNWMDQHVFDVEDVQEGKGWSSQPHLSTAPPVLEPKPLYRTSTYPQQQPQPHHFSSEPIVGSKSTFTSFPPPGNRCEQSLPPHLKIPALTSGSQSPFSPLTNSSLRLAGLSHGLHYGGNMSQLTSPGLSFSSRSQNHWVNNSGLLHGDHAGLLHHMLQHQIPHQNGLISPQLMSPQQHRLHHSIQPSLAHLTALQSQLYNPHPSSHKMMLGTADHREQRTKSSRNRQSMRFSQQSSDTSSQKNESGLVQFRSKHMTAEEIESILKMQHAATHSNDPYVDDYYHQACLAKRSSGSRAKHLFCPSHLKESHSRSRNSSGEQHLHVHVDALGKVPIPTIRKPRPLLEIDPPLVDGGSEQKTEKPLEQEPMLAARITIEDSLGLLFDVDDIDRLLQSSQPQDGGAQLRRRRQILLESLAQSLQLVDPLSKGGHAVTCSPKDDIVFLRIVSLPKGCKLITRYLKLLIPGSELIRIVCMAIFRHLRFLFGGLSSDPEAAETTTDLAKTVSLSINNMDIRSLSACLVAVVCSSEQPPFRPLGSPAGDGASVILKSVLERATQVLTHPSGNFPMPHYAFWRASFDEFFTLLTKYCVTKYESIIQSMHNQSLPTTEVIGSEAIRREMPCELLRASLPHTNEVQRKLLMDFSQRSVPDNGSNSPAGSNSQINSESVMG, from the exons atggAGAGATCCGATG ATAATGCTCTTTTTGATGCATCCCAGTACGAATTTTTTGGTCAAAATGCTGTGGAAGAAGTGGACTTGGGGGGTTTAGAAGATGCTGAAGAGGATTCTCCTGTGTTTGCATCCACTGAAGATGATGAGTACCATTTGTTTGATAGAGGAGAG GTTGTGGGTTTAGGATCATTGTCTGACATGGATGATCTGGCTAGTACTTTTGCAAAG TTGAATAGGGTTGTTGCTGGACCAAGAAATCCAGGAGTTATTGGTGATCGATCGGGATCTTTTTCAAGGGAAA GTTCATCTGCTGCTGATTGGTCTCAAGATGGAGACTACCTAAATTGGATGGATCAGCATGTGTTCGATGTAGAAGATGTTCAAGAAGGCAAGGGATGGTCCTCGCAACCACATCTTTCTACAGCTCCTCCTGTCCTGGAACCAAAACCTTTGTATAGAACTTCCACATATCCCCAGCAGCAACCACAGCCACATCACTTTTCTAGTGAGCCGATCGTTGGATCTAAATCAACCTTCACATCTTTCCCACCTCCTGGTAACAGATGTGAGCAGTCTTTACCTCCTCACCTAAAAATCCCAGCTCTTACCAGTGGATCTCAGTCCCCCTTCTCTCCATTGACTAACTCTAGTCTCCGTTTGGCTGGTTTATCTCATGGGTTGCATTACGGTGGTAATATGTCTCAGTTAACATCTCCAGGCCTATCTTTTAGTAGCAGATCGCAAAATCATTGGGTTAACAATTCCGGTTTATTACATGGAGATCATGCTGGTCTTTTGCATCATATGTTGCAACATCAAATACCTCATCAAAATGGCTTGATATCCCCACAGTTAATGTCACCGCAACAACACAGGCTGCACCATTCGATTCAACCATCTTTGGCACATTTGACTGCGTTACAATCTCAGCTGTATAATCCTCATCCTTCTTCGCATAAAATGATGCTTGGAACGGCTGATCATAGGGAACAACGGACAAAATCATCAAGAAACAGGCAGAGCATGCGGTTTTCTCAGCAAAGTTCTGATACCAGTAGCCAGAAAAACGAGAGTGGGTTGGTACAATTCCGATCCAAGCATATGACCGCTGAAGAAATAGAGAGTATTCTTAAGATGCAACATGCTGCGACGCACAGTAACGATCCTTACGTAGATGATTATTACCACCAAGCCTGTCTTGCCAAAAGATCATCGGGATCCAGGGCTAAACATCTTTTTTGCCCGTCTCACTTGAAAGAATCACATTCTCGATCTCGTAACAGTAGTGGAGAGCAGCATTTGCATGTTCATGTTGATGCACTTGGGAAAGTCCCCATCCCTACCATTCGTAAACCTCGTCCTTTGCTTGAAATTGATCCTCCATTAGTTGATGGAGGTTCTGAACAGAAAACCGAGAAGCCTCTAGAACAGGAACCGATGCTTGCAGCTAGGATCACCATTGAAGATTCTCTAGGCCTTCTTTtcgatgttgatgatattgacaGGCTCTTACAATCTAGTCAGCCCCAAGACGGTGGAGCTCAACTTAGACGGAGGCGGCAGATCCTGCTTGAAAGTCTAGCACAATCGCTTCAGCTCGTTGATCCTCTTAGCAAAGGCGGACATGCGGTTACCTGTTCTCCCAAAGATGACATTGTGTTCCTAAGGATCGTGTCTCTTCCAAAGGGTTGTAAACTTATCACCAGGTACCTTAAACTTCTCATCCCTGGAAGTGAGCTTATTCGAATAGTATGCATGGCCATTTTCCGTCACTTGAGATTCTTGTTTGGCGGTCTTTCTTCCGATCCCGAAGCAGCTGAAACAACTACCGACCTTGCAAAGACCGTTTCCCTATCTATCAACAACATGGATATCCGTTCACTTAGTGCTTGCCTTGTTGCTGTTGTTTGTTCTTCAGAACAACCACCGTTCAGGCCCCTCGGAAGCCCTGCTGGTGATGGTGCTTCAGTTATTCTAAAATCCGTTCTCGAAAGAGCCACTCAAGTCTTAACTCATCCATCCGGAAATTTCCCAATGCCTCATTACGCATTCTGGAGAGCATCGTTTGATGAATTCTTCACTCTCCTCACCAAATACTGCGTCACCAAATACGAGTCGATAATACAATCGATGCACAACCAGTCTCTACCAACCACAGAAGTAATTGGTTCAGAAGCTATAAGACGTGAAATGCCTTGCGAGCTCTTACGTGCTAGTCTCCCTCACACCAATGAAGTTCAAAGAAAGCTTTTAATGGACTTCTCACAACGTTCTGTCCCGGATAACGGATCCAACTCGCCTGCCGGAAGTAATAGCCAAATAAACTCCGAATCAGTAATGGGCTAa
- the LOC107918520 gene encoding cysteine-rich and transmembrane domain-containing protein WIH1, whose amino-acid sequence MNHNQQHFNQSSAAAYPPPPPSTAPGPYVTAPPAGYPMSKDEYSQQNPAAVETKSRGDGFWKGCCAALCCCCLLDACF is encoded by the exons ATGAATCACAACCAGCAACACTTCAATCAATCATCAGCAG CTGCATACCCACCACCACCACCCTCCACGGCGCCAGGACCCTACGTGACTGCACCGCCGGCCGGTTACCCGATGAGCAAAGACGAGTACAGTCAGCAAAATCCGGCTGCTGTCGAAACCAAGTCCAGAGGTGATGGATTCTGGAAAGGATG TTGTGCTGCCCTTTGCTGTTGTTGCCTTCTGGATGCATGCTTTTGA
- the LOC121232128 gene encoding 60S ribosomal protein L27-3 — protein MVKFLKPNKAVIVLQGRYAGRKAVIVRSFDEGTRDRPYGHCLVAGTKKYPSKVIRKDSAKKTAKKSRVKCFVKLVNYQHLMPTRYTLDVDLKDVVTADALQTKDKKVAACKATKERFQERFKTGKNRWFFTKLRF, from the coding sequence ATGGTGAAGTTTCTAAAACCGAACAAGGCCGTGATCGTCCTCCAAGGCCGATACGCCGGCCGCAAAGCCGTGATCGTTAGATCCTTCGACGAAGGCACACGCGACCGCCCTTACGGCCATTGTTTGGTCGCCGGGACAAAGAAGTACCCGAGCAAAGTCATCCGCAAGGACTCGGCCAAGAAAACGGCGAAGAAATCGCGTGTGAAATGCTTCGTCAAGCTAGTGAATTACCAGCACCTGATGCCCACGCGCTACACCCTCGACGTGGATTTGAAAGACGTGGTCACCGCCGATGCTCTCCAGACCAAGGACAAGAAAGTGGCGGCTTGTAAGGCCACTAAAGAGAGGTTTCAGGAGAGGTTCAAGACGGGGAAGAACAGGTGGTTCTTTACTAAACTTAGGTTTTGA